The Synechococcales cyanobacterium T60_A2020_003 genome contains a region encoding:
- a CDS encoding cation:proton antiporter has translation MAAEGELTLIVEMVTVLGAATAGGYLADRLGQPVLLGYLLGGVLVGPAGLGWVNLAGDIQVLSEIGVALLLFALGVEFSLKDLLRVKTIALGGGTMQILLTMLLGGVLAYSTGWVATIPKAVFLGAVLSLSSTALVLKSLIERNEVQTPHGQIMLAILIVQDLGVGLMLAILPALSEPPDVIGGAIASAVLKAFLFLGVAIAVGHWVMPWLIRAIAKSGSQELFLLGIVLLCLGIALVTSKIGLGIEMGAFVAGLMVSNVEYADHALDRVLPMRDVFATLFFASIGLLIDPAFLLENIWVLAGLVAIAMLGKAVIVTSIVLLFRYPLKTALTVGIGISQIGEFSFVLAGVAQMEGLFTERLYGLVVGTTAATLLLTPFFIKATPYLLNTIEHISFLQPLLNLSNTARLVGEEEALTDHVVVVGYGRVGQTLVRMLYFQGYNILVIDNNEATLQTLRERQIPYLYGDASSQLLLEKANLHQAKAMAIALPDPMATRLTLKRALSIAPDIDITVRAHVSEEIDVLYQLGAQEVVQPEFEASLEMGAHMLLKLGDTSYEVQRVVNRYRTGRYQDILPERADYWGRASLEAAIEGLEHHWYPLPETSPLLGKSLAETNVRRLTGATIMAIERNKRLIQYPTGETVLERGDRILVVGNSREHQGFEQLLQDGAGAAHHPEP, from the coding sequence ATGGCAGCCGAAGGCGAACTCACCCTCATTGTTGAAATGGTCACCGTGCTCGGAGCCGCCACCGCAGGCGGATACCTTGCCGATCGCTTAGGACAACCCGTCTTACTCGGCTACCTCCTCGGCGGCGTCTTAGTCGGCCCCGCCGGACTCGGATGGGTTAACCTGGCGGGCGATATCCAGGTCTTGTCCGAAATAGGCGTTGCCCTGCTGCTGTTTGCCCTCGGTGTCGAATTCTCCCTCAAAGACCTACTGCGCGTAAAGACGATCGCCCTTGGGGGAGGCACCATGCAAATTTTGCTCACAATGCTGTTGGGAGGGGTTCTGGCCTACAGTACAGGCTGGGTCGCGACCATCCCCAAAGCTGTTTTCCTAGGAGCCGTTCTATCCCTCTCCTCCACAGCCCTTGTCCTTAAAAGTTTGATTGAGCGGAATGAAGTTCAAACCCCCCACGGTCAAATCATGTTGGCGATCTTGATCGTTCAGGATTTGGGGGTGGGGCTGATGTTGGCAATCTTACCAGCCCTCAGCGAACCTCCCGACGTGATCGGTGGCGCGATCGCCTCTGCGGTGCTTAAAGCCTTTTTATTTTTAGGAGTCGCGATCGCCGTTGGCCATTGGGTGATGCCGTGGCTGATCCGGGCGATCGCCAAAAGTGGATCACAGGAGCTCTTTCTCTTAGGCATTGTGTTGCTCTGTCTTGGCATTGCTCTAGTTACGTCCAAGATCGGCTTAGGAATTGAGATGGGCGCATTTGTGGCGGGTCTCATGGTGTCCAACGTCGAGTACGCTGACCACGCCCTGGATCGAGTGTTGCCCATGCGCGATGTTTTTGCAACGCTCTTTTTTGCCTCCATTGGTCTCTTAATCGATCCCGCATTTCTGCTCGAAAATATTTGGGTCTTGGCGGGGTTAGTAGCGATCGCCATGCTGGGGAAAGCCGTCATCGTCACCAGTATTGTGCTGCTCTTTCGCTATCCCTTAAAAACAGCGCTGACGGTTGGAATCGGGATTAGCCAAATTGGAGAATTCTCCTTCGTGTTAGCGGGTGTTGCTCAAATGGAAGGTCTATTTACCGAGCGATTGTATGGGCTAGTTGTGGGAACCACCGCCGCCACCCTGCTGTTGACTCCCTTTTTCATCAAGGCAACTCCCTATTTACTCAACACCATCGAACATATCTCTTTCTTGCAACCCCTGCTCAACCTCAGCAACACAGCCCGTCTAGTGGGGGAAGAAGAGGCGTTAACCGATCACGTGGTCGTTGTCGGCTACGGTCGAGTAGGACAAACTCTGGTGCGAATGCTCTATTTTCAGGGCTACAACATCCTGGTGATTGACAACAACGAGGCCACCCTGCAAACACTGCGGGAACGGCAGATCCCCTACCTGTACGGCGATGCCTCCAGTCAATTGCTGCTCGAGAAAGCAAACCTGCACCAGGCCAAAGCCATGGCGATCGCCCTTCCTGATCCGATGGCAACACGGCTCACCCTCAAACGTGCGCTCAGTATTGCTCCCGATATTGACATTACCGTCCGTGCCCACGTCAGCGAAGAAATTGACGTGCTGTATCAACTGGGTGCCCAGGAGGTCGTGCAACCAGAGTTTGAGGCATCGTTGGAAATGGGTGCCCATATGTTGCTGAAGTTGGGCGATACCTCCTACGAGGTGCAGCGAGTCGTCAACCGTTACCGCACCGGGCGCTACCAGGACATTCTGCCCGAACGCGCCGACTACTGGGGAAGAGCCAGTTTGGAAGCCGCGATCGAAGGCTTGGAACATCACTGGTATCCCCTCCCTGAAACATCTCCGCTGTTAGGGAAAAGTCTTGCAGAAACGAACGTGCGTCGGCTGACGGGCGCAACGATTATGGCGATCGAACGCAACAAGCGCTTAATTCAGTACCCCACGGGAGAAACGGTGCTAGAGAGGGGCGATCGCATTCTTGTAGTCGGAAATTCCCGCGAACACCAAGGATTCGAGCAACTTTTACAAGATGGTGCGGGTGCAGCACATCATCCGGAGCCATGA
- a CDS encoding efflux RND transporter periplasmic adaptor subunit, with translation MSQTVSSAPQGTTDESKGGSLSAPQKRSPLKKLRLLIPLGLLVVGVGWGIRAWLYHPDDHALRLSGRIEGYETDLAAKSGGRIESVAVREGDRVQSGQVIARLDDDELQAEYAAAQASVAAAQQQVRQAQSQIAVVQSQIEEAQLVLQQSEGDTVGRVSQAEATVATAQAQLAEAQAQVQQAQSELELARLDRDRLRSLLNDGAIAQQQFDQAQTRYETAQGTLEARQAGVTAAERQVRAAEGGLTQAETTQLNPDIRVAQIARLQTQLDQANAQLAAAQAEEKRAIANQAEVAARLANLEIVSPIDGVVVTRMVEPGEVISMGTTVMTVVNLEDVYLRGYIPEGEVGNVRVGQDAQVFLDSAPDQPLAATVIAIDTEASFTPENIYFQNDRVTQVFGLRLDIENPEGFAKPGMPADGEILLSGEQGDEG, from the coding sequence ATGTCCCAAACGGTTTCTTCTGCTCCGCAAGGCACTACAGACGAGTCCAAGGGGGGATCGTTATCGGCTCCCCAAAAGCGATCGCCCCTTAAAAAACTCCGTCTTTTAATTCCCCTAGGGCTGCTCGTCGTTGGGGTGGGGTGGGGGATTCGGGCATGGCTATACCATCCGGACGATCATGCCCTGCGTCTCAGCGGACGGATTGAAGGCTATGAAACGGATTTGGCGGCGAAGTCGGGGGGACGGATTGAGTCGGTGGCGGTGCGGGAGGGCGATCGCGTTCAGTCGGGACAGGTGATTGCGCGGCTCGATGACGATGAGCTGCAGGCCGAGTATGCCGCTGCCCAAGCGAGTGTAGCGGCGGCACAGCAGCAAGTTCGCCAAGCCCAAAGCCAGATTGCGGTGGTGCAAAGCCAAATTGAGGAAGCTCAGCTTGTGCTGCAACAGTCGGAAGGGGATACGGTGGGGCGGGTCAGTCAGGCTGAGGCGACGGTAGCGACGGCACAGGCGCAGTTGGCGGAGGCGCAAGCCCAGGTGCAGCAAGCCCAGTCTGAACTGGAACTGGCTCGACTCGATCGCGATCGCCTCCGGTCGTTGTTGAATGATGGGGCGATCGCCCAACAGCAATTTGACCAGGCTCAGACCCGGTATGAAACGGCACAGGGAACCCTAGAAGCGCGTCAGGCAGGAGTGACCGCAGCCGAACGGCAGGTACGGGCGGCAGAAGGCGGGCTGACCCAAGCGGAAACAACCCAACTGAATCCCGACATCCGCGTGGCGCAGATTGCCCGATTGCAAACCCAGCTTGACCAAGCCAACGCCCAACTCGCCGCTGCCCAAGCCGAAGAGAAACGGGCGATCGCCAATCAAGCTGAGGTCGCGGCCCGACTCGCCAATCTCGAAATTGTGAGTCCCATTGATGGGGTTGTGGTGACCCGCATGGTGGAACCGGGCGAAGTGATTTCTATGGGGACAACGGTGATGACGGTCGTGAACTTAGAGGATGTCTATTTGCGGGGCTATATTCCCGAAGGGGAGGTGGGCAACGTGCGGGTGGGACAGGATGCCCAGGTCTTTTTGGACTCTGCCCCGGATCAGCCCCTTGCCGCAACCGTAATTGCCATCGATACCGAGGCATCGTTTACGCCTGAAAATATCTATTTCCAAAACGATCGCGTGACGCAGGTGTTTGGCCTCCGGTTAGACATTGAGAACCCGGAGGGGTTTGCAAAACCGGGAATGCCTGCAGATGGTGAAATTCTGTTATCTGGCGAGCAGGGAGACGAGGGATGA
- a CDS encoding ABC transporter ATP-binding protein: protein MIPFSPTPSLAAATVLDTKPAIALRGLRKQYGALASLKGIDFTVNPGEIFGLIGPDGAGKTTTFQILAGVMEATAGQVTVLGKPPREARLNLGYLTQKFSLYLDLSVLENLRYAAGLRNVSDERFAQRSAELLQRMDLSSFGDRLAGQLSGGMKQKLALCCALIATPAVLLLDEPTTGVDPVSRREFWDLLAAVASEGVTVVVATPYLDEAERCNRIALIYDGEIQQIGTLATLREELGLQRLELWTTDVFQAEQVLSGELCRTFPLSCSQVDTKENGDSPSAIADIQTFGDRLDILVTDAEVGERQVRKLLSQHQLPIDAIRRDAPTLENVFVSRLRQQGSDPPYLDFPTYRSGQETGKVAIAAQGLQKNFGSFQAVKGVDLTVHYGEIYGLLGANGAGKTTTIKMLCGLLPASAGYMELAGETANLNRAEVRSRIGYMSQKFTLYDDLTILQNLSFYCGVYGVPKRLQREKIDWVLETCGLAGREHQLTGRLPGGWKQRVAFGASVMHEPDILFLDEPTSGVDPLARRQFWRLIRDFARHGTAILVTTHYLEEAENCNSMGFMVAGEVVAQGSPSEIKANQPGQLLDVRADPIQDASTLLKQDLEHWRVAIFGDRLHVVLDDADREWPPLQHRLQDAQISVRSVQPIAFSLEDAFIGIVQRAHRS, encoded by the coding sequence ATGATACCGTTCTCGCCCACGCCGAGTCTAGCCGCTGCAACGGTCTTGGATACGAAGCCAGCGATCGCTCTGCGAGGACTGCGTAAACAGTATGGTGCCTTGGCATCTCTGAAGGGCATTGACTTCACCGTCAATCCGGGGGAGATCTTTGGACTGATTGGCCCTGATGGTGCAGGCAAAACTACGACGTTTCAAATCCTGGCTGGGGTGATGGAGGCCACTGCTGGGCAGGTCACGGTTTTGGGTAAGCCTCCCCGTGAGGCGCGGTTAAATTTGGGCTATCTCACCCAAAAGTTCTCTCTGTACCTGGATCTGAGCGTGCTGGAAAATCTGCGCTACGCAGCCGGACTGCGGAACGTGTCCGATGAGCGCTTTGCTCAACGATCGGCGGAATTATTGCAACGGATGGATCTATCTTCCTTTGGCGATCGCCTTGCGGGACAGCTTTCCGGGGGGATGAAGCAAAAACTAGCCCTCTGCTGTGCGTTGATTGCAACTCCAGCGGTGCTGTTGTTGGATGAACCCACCACGGGGGTTGATCCGGTGTCGCGGCGAGAGTTTTGGGATCTGTTGGCAGCGGTGGCCTCTGAAGGGGTGACGGTGGTGGTGGCAACGCCGTACCTAGATGAAGCCGAGCGCTGTAACCGTATTGCCCTGATCTACGATGGTGAAATTCAGCAGATCGGCACCCTGGCAACGCTACGGGAGGAGCTAGGATTACAGCGATTAGAACTGTGGACAACGGATGTATTTCAGGCGGAGCAGGTGTTGAGCGGGGAATTATGTCGAACCTTTCCCCTAAGCTGCTCGCAAGTCGATACCAAAGAGAACGGAGACTCTCCATCCGCGATCGCCGATATTCAGACCTTTGGCGATCGCCTGGATATCCTCGTCACCGATGCGGAGGTGGGAGAACGGCAGGTGCGAAAGTTGCTGAGTCAGCACCAGCTTCCGATAGACGCCATTCGTCGAGATGCACCGACCTTAGAGAATGTCTTTGTCAGTCGTCTGCGGCAACAGGGATCGGATCCACCCTATCTGGACTTTCCGACCTATCGTTCGGGGCAGGAGACAGGGAAGGTGGCGATCGCTGCCCAAGGACTGCAAAAGAACTTTGGTTCGTTTCAGGCGGTCAAGGGGGTGGATCTGACCGTGCACTATGGCGAAATCTACGGTCTACTGGGTGCGAATGGGGCAGGCAAAACCACCACGATCAAAATGCTCTGTGGGCTTCTACCTGCGAGCGCTGGCTATATGGAATTAGCGGGAGAAACGGCAAACCTAAACCGAGCCGAAGTGCGATCGCGCATTGGCTACATGAGCCAAAAATTTACCCTCTACGATGATCTCACCATTCTCCAAAATCTATCGTTTTACTGCGGGGTCTATGGAGTTCCAAAGCGGCTCCAACGAGAAAAAATAGACTGGGTGCTAGAAACCTGCGGCTTAGCGGGACGAGAGCATCAGTTAACCGGACGATTGCCGGGAGGTTGGAAGCAGCGGGTCGCGTTTGGGGCGTCGGTGATGCATGAACCCGATATTCTCTTTCTAGACGAGCCGACCTCTGGGGTTGATCCCTTGGCGCGGCGTCAGTTTTGGCGATTGATTCGCGATTTTGCCCGACACGGAACGGCAATTTTGGTTACAACCCACTATCTCGAAGAAGCCGAAAACTGCAACTCGATGGGATTTATGGTGGCGGGCGAGGTCGTCGCCCAGGGAAGTCCGAGCGAGATTAAGGCGAATCAACCAGGACAGTTGCTAGACGTCAGGGCAGATCCGATCCAAGACGCATCAACTCTCTTGAAACAGGATCTAGAACATTGGCGCGTGGCTATTTTTGGCGATCGCCTCCATGTTGTTCTCGATGACGCTGATCGGGAGTGGCCACCGCTACAACACCGACTCCAAGATGCCCAGATTTCGGTGCGTTCCGTCCAACCGATCGCTTTCTCGCTGGAAGATGCCTTTATTGGGATCGTTCAGCGTGCCCACCGATCGTGA
- a CDS encoding TetR/AcrR family transcriptional regulator, with product MTPTPTDSAALLKRRQILHGALEIFLEEGYEGTSMDRVAAAAGVSKITIYKHFQDKEGLFTALIEQIAIQRFEIIFGALPLDQDPAIVLWQIAEKLLNLLAVDDEYVAFLRLIIGESGRFPKLAQLFVKALPQKVWHLLSQYFETHPELNIANPEATARIFTGTLISYAMTQHILHGQEIAPMAAEPLIKSLVDLVVSRRS from the coding sequence ATGACTCCTACACCAACCGACTCCGCTGCCCTGCTCAAGCGTCGCCAGATTTTGCACGGTGCGCTGGAAATCTTTTTAGAGGAAGGCTATGAGGGAACCAGCATGGATCGGGTGGCAGCGGCGGCAGGGGTTTCCAAAATTACCATCTACAAACATTTCCAAGATAAAGAGGGTCTCTTTACCGCTCTAATTGAACAGATCGCGATCCAGCGGTTTGAAATCATCTTTGGAGCCTTGCCGCTTGATCAAGATCCGGCGATCGTTTTATGGCAAATTGCGGAAAAGCTGCTGAATCTGCTCGCTGTGGATGATGAGTATGTGGCATTTTTGCGGCTCATCATCGGCGAGTCGGGTCGGTTTCCGAAGCTGGCGCAACTCTTTGTGAAGGCGTTACCACAGAAGGTGTGGCATCTCCTCAGCCAGTATTTTGAGACGCATCCAGAGTTAAATATTGCCAATCCAGAGGCAACGGCACGGATCTTTACGGGGACGCTGATTAGCTATGCGATGACCCAACACATTCTCCACGGCCAGGAGATTGCACCGATGGCGGCAGAACCGTTGATCAAAAGTCTGGTGGATTTGGTGGTGAGCCGACGGAGTTGA
- a CDS encoding alpha/beta hydrolase has translation MAESFQIGGQEALCHDPGFWSGFFHSYRHLKIEGTISAPRTVHVFLPREYDISQVRYPVVYFNDGNTLFFPGGAYHKTWNLGSVLNRLYLAQQIRKLIIVAVVPINRDYEYTHAPVWDSEWGGLEVYSTYLAKDLKGFIDHQYRTLPEPENTLIVGASHGGLAAFYTAACHPDAFGNVAALSPSFWVGMDSAIEWAFADPKGRFFGDLSDSALLSVADPTLRSHLLKIYLDWGLVREGGSHNEWIEERATVRGREMRDLLTNTYGYREGENLFVVEDPIGDHTEESWSRRIEDVFKLFFRA, from the coding sequence ATGGCGGAATCATTTCAGATCGGTGGGCAAGAGGCGTTGTGTCACGACCCCGGATTTTGGAGTGGGTTTTTCCATAGCTATCGACACCTCAAGATAGAGGGAACTATCAGCGCACCCCGAACGGTTCACGTCTTTCTCCCTCGCGAGTATGACATTAGCCAAGTGCGTTATCCGGTAGTCTATTTCAATGATGGCAATACGCTCTTCTTTCCGGGTGGAGCGTACCACAAGACCTGGAACCTGGGCAGCGTCCTAAATCGACTTTATTTGGCTCAACAAATTCGTAAGCTCATCATCGTTGCGGTAGTTCCTATCAACCGAGATTACGAGTACACCCATGCTCCCGTTTGGGATAGTGAATGGGGCGGGTTAGAGGTCTATTCCACCTATCTTGCCAAAGACCTCAAGGGATTTATTGATCATCAATACCGCACCCTCCCAGAACCAGAAAACACTCTGATTGTAGGCGCATCCCACGGAGGCTTAGCCGCGTTCTATACTGCCGCTTGTCACCCTGATGCCTTTGGCAACGTGGCGGCTCTTTCTCCATCGTTTTGGGTGGGCATGGACTCCGCAATCGAGTGGGCATTTGCCGATCCTAAGGGTCGTTTTTTTGGAGATTTAAGCGACTCGGCGTTGCTCTCTGTTGCTGATCCAACGCTGCGATCGCACCTCCTCAAGATCTATCTGGATTGGGGCTTAGTGCGCGAGGGTGGATCGCACAATGAATGGATTGAAGAACGGGCAACGGTGCGCGGTCGGGAAATGCGAGATTTGCTCACCAACACTTACGGATATCGAGAGGGAGAAAATCTGTTTGTTGTGGAAGATCCTATCGGTGATCACACGGAGGAATCGTGGTCAAGACGAATAGAAGACGTGTTCAAACTATTCTTCAGAGCTTAG
- a CDS encoding ABC transporter permease, translating into MKRVISQCVKELAQFRRDRLTVALAFVLPLVVLLIYGYAIRLESKNIPLSIQDFDNTYLSRSYVERIFASNQFVPAPLRDNDPTLGIDRDIAKATVVIPPDFSQSIKEN; encoded by the coding sequence ATGAAACGGGTGATCTCGCAATGTGTAAAAGAACTGGCTCAGTTTCGGCGCGATCGCCTAACGGTCGCCCTCGCCTTTGTTCTGCCCCTAGTGGTGCTGCTGATCTACGGATACGCGATCCGGCTAGAGTCTAAAAATATTCCCCTCAGTATTCAGGATTTTGACAACACCTACCTCAGCCGCAGCTATGTCGAGCGGATCTTTGCCAGTAATCAATTTGTCCCTGCGCCCTTGCGCGACAACGATCCAACTCTAGGCATTGATCGGGATATCGCCAAGGCTACGGTGGTGATTCCGCCCGATTTTTCCCAGTCGATTAAAGAGAAC